In a genomic window of Virgibacillus sp. SK37:
- the yqeH gene encoding ribosome biogenesis GTPase YqeH → METLYCQGCGAEIQTADPGMPGYTPKASLKNENVLCKRCFRLKHYNEIQDVSVSDDDFLRMVSSIRNADGLVVHIIDIFDVNGSLLQGLPRIVGDNPIILVGNKIDLLPKSTNERKLIQWLRTSAKEAGIKVKDVFLISSMKGYGLEELATEIEKYRNNKDVYIVGTTNVGKSTFINKLIKQTTGYANVITTSYFPGTTLGFIEIPLDEQSSLIDTPGIVNKQQIAHYISDKDLKVITPKKEIKPRVYQLNSEQTLYFGGLARLDFIKGQKTSFVCYFANELPIHRTKLENADELYANHIGELLSPPSEKPVNKSLELKENSFRLTGEKTDIVFPGLGWVSVEGEDITITAHSREEVAVSIRKSLL, encoded by the coding sequence ATGGAAACACTTTATTGTCAAGGCTGCGGAGCTGAAATTCAGACTGCCGACCCAGGGATGCCCGGTTATACTCCAAAGGCTTCCCTCAAAAATGAAAACGTTTTGTGTAAAAGGTGCTTTCGTTTAAAGCACTATAATGAAATACAAGATGTATCCGTCTCGGATGATGACTTCTTAAGAATGGTCAGTTCAATAAGAAATGCAGATGGACTAGTCGTGCATATTATCGATATATTTGATGTGAATGGAAGTTTATTGCAAGGACTTCCAAGAATTGTTGGTGATAATCCGATTATTTTGGTAGGTAATAAGATTGACCTTTTACCAAAATCCACGAATGAGCGAAAGTTAATTCAATGGTTAAGAACCTCTGCAAAGGAAGCAGGAATTAAAGTAAAAGATGTCTTTCTTATCTCTTCAATGAAGGGGTATGGTCTCGAAGAACTGGCTACTGAAATAGAAAAATACCGTAATAATAAGGATGTTTATATTGTAGGAACTACAAACGTAGGCAAATCAACGTTTATAAACAAATTGATTAAGCAAACTACAGGTTATGCTAATGTTATAACTACATCTTATTTTCCTGGTACCACACTGGGTTTTATAGAGATTCCTTTGGATGAACAGTCTTCATTAATTGATACTCCTGGAATTGTTAATAAACAGCAAATAGCTCATTATATCTCGGACAAAGATTTGAAGGTTATTACACCAAAAAAAGAAATAAAGCCTAGGGTTTATCAGTTAAATAGCGAACAGACACTATACTTCGGAGGCCTTGCCAGATTGGATTTCATAAAAGGCCAAAAAACTTCCTTTGTTTGCTATTTTGCAAATGAATTGCCGATACATCGGACGAAACTGGAAAATGCAGATGAGCTTTATGCCAATCATATTGGCGAGCTTTTGTCTCCTCCAAGTGAAAAACCAGTAAACAAATCGCTAGAGCTTAAAGAAAATAGTTTTAGGTTAACCGGAGAGAAAACAGATATTGTTTTTCCAGGTTTAGGTTGGGTAAGTGTTGAAGGAGAAGACATTACAATTACTGCCCATAGCCGGGAAGAGGTCGCTGTTTCAATAAGGAAATCACTACTTTAG
- the aroE gene encoding shikimate dehydrogenase encodes MEYHLALIGYPIKHSLSPWIHNTFLNKAGLRGSYELYEFDQLRSFEENVKLLKNKKYDGFNVTVPYKQEIIPYLDEIDPIADKMGAVNTVVNKHGRWVGYNTDGVGYVRSLEAAYPTALSVENCQILLLGAGGAARGIYFALRERGFSRVDIANRTQTSAAAILDLQGEWGDCTVLSIQEAEKALKDYDIVIQTTSVGMRPNSKDSIIQVAHVKEKGIFSDIIYQPLKTNFLSQAEAEGAPIHFGHTMLLYQAQYAFEKWTGERVPLDNMEEELKLILEGR; translated from the coding sequence ATGGAATACCATCTAGCGTTAATCGGATATCCAATTAAGCATTCATTATCACCATGGATCCATAATACATTTTTGAATAAAGCAGGTTTAAGGGGAAGTTATGAACTTTATGAATTTGACCAGTTAAGGTCTTTTGAAGAGAATGTTAAATTACTGAAAAATAAGAAATACGATGGTTTCAATGTGACCGTTCCATACAAACAAGAGATTATCCCGTATCTTGATGAGATTGATCCTATTGCAGATAAAATGGGTGCTGTAAATACGGTTGTTAATAAACACGGTAGATGGGTTGGGTATAACACGGACGGCGTTGGCTATGTACGCTCATTGGAAGCAGCCTATCCTACTGCACTCTCGGTTGAAAATTGTCAAATTCTTCTTCTTGGAGCTGGTGGTGCGGCAAGAGGTATCTACTTTGCTTTGAGGGAGAGAGGATTCTCCAGAGTAGATATAGCAAATCGCACACAAACAAGTGCTGCTGCCATTTTGGATCTACAGGGCGAATGGGGTGATTGCACGGTTTTATCTATTCAGGAGGCTGAAAAAGCGCTTAAAGATTATGATATTGTAATCCAAACAACCTCTGTTGGGATGAGACCAAATAGTAAAGATTCCATTATTCAAGTGGCTCATGTTAAAGAGAAAGGAATATTCAGTGATATTATCTATCAGCCGTTAAAAACAAACTTTCTGTCACAAGCAGAGGCTGAGGGTGCGCCGATTCATTTTGGACACACAATGCTTTTATACCAAGCTCAATATGCATTTGAAAAGTGGACTGGCGAAAGGGTTCCTTTAGACAATATGGAGGAAGAACTTAAATTAATTTTGGAAGGAAGATAA
- the yhbY gene encoding ribosome assembly RNA-binding protein YhbY — MLTGKQKRFLRAEAHHLKPIFQVGKTGVNENMIIQINEALEKRELIKVSILQNCMEDKDTIAEELAGGTQAEIVQIIGNNIILYKESKENKSIQLP, encoded by the coding sequence ATGTTAACAGGTAAACAAAAACGTTTTTTGAGAGCAGAAGCTCATCATTTAAAGCCGATTTTTCAAGTTGGTAAAACAGGCGTGAATGAAAATATGATTATTCAGATAAATGAAGCCTTGGAAAAAAGGGAGTTAATTAAAGTTAGTATTTTGCAAAATTGTATGGAAGATAAAGATACAATTGCTGAAGAGTTGGCTGGAGGTACCCAGGCAGAAATAGTACAGATTATCGGTAATAATATTATCCTTTATAAGGAATCTAAAGAAAATAAATCGATTCAATTACCATAA
- a CDS encoding nicotinate-nucleotide adenylyltransferase has translation MKRVGILGGTFDPPHLGHMIIAQEVHQSLNLDEVWFIPSHIPPHKNTTKTKVEDRVNMVQLAIQGNSYFKVNTVELDRFGKSYTFDTIKALNKEHSSYMFYFIIGADMVEYLPKWHRIDQLIKLVQFVGVKRPGFSLSSTYPVIEVEVPQFDISSTFIRNRIKDNQPFSYFTPEGVMNYIKEKRLYANGTSG, from the coding sequence ATGAAACGCGTAGGTATTCTGGGAGGAACGTTTGACCCCCCTCATCTAGGGCATATGATCATTGCTCAAGAGGTTCATCAATCATTAAACCTGGATGAGGTATGGTTTATCCCTTCACACATCCCTCCACATAAGAATACGACAAAAACAAAGGTCGAAGATAGGGTAAATATGGTGCAGCTGGCTATACAGGGGAACTCTTACTTTAAAGTTAACACGGTAGAATTAGATCGTTTCGGGAAATCATATACCTTTGATACAATAAAAGCACTAAATAAAGAACACTCAAGCTACATGTTTTATTTTATTATAGGAGCTGATATGGTTGAGTATTTGCCGAAATGGCATAGAATTGATCAACTAATTAAACTTGTGCAATTTGTTGGTGTGAAAAGGCCAGGTTTTTCTTTAAGTTCAACATATCCAGTAATAGAGGTAGAAGTTCCTCAATTCGATATTTCTTCTACCTTCATTCGTAATCGGATTAAAGATAATCAGCCATTTTCATATTTTACCCCTGAAGGCGTGATGAATTATATTAAGGAGAAACGATTATATGCAAATGGAACAAGCGGTTGA
- the yqeK gene encoding bis(5'-nucleosyl)-tetraphosphatase (symmetrical) YqeK: MQMEQAVEYVKPHLTRARFEHTLRVTETAVNLAERYGVSKEKVELAAIFHDYAKYRPLEEMRDLIKNNELPDNLLMFHHELWHGPVAALLIEREFGIHDADIKGAIRYHTTGRANMKDIEKIIFIADYIEPGRNFPGVEEVREVALSDLNYACWMALRNTIEFLMKKKATIYPDTFHAYNDLTRFVNGGNR; the protein is encoded by the coding sequence ATGCAAATGGAACAAGCGGTTGAGTATGTCAAACCTCATTTAACAAGAGCAAGGTTTGAACATACATTGCGAGTAACTGAGACGGCTGTAAACTTAGCAGAAAGATATGGAGTTTCAAAAGAAAAAGTGGAATTAGCTGCTATCTTTCATGACTATGCAAAATACCGCCCACTCGAAGAAATGAGAGATTTGATAAAAAATAATGAGTTGCCCGATAATTTATTGATGTTTCATCATGAATTATGGCATGGTCCTGTAGCAGCATTGTTAATAGAGAGAGAATTTGGCATCCATGATGCTGATATAAAGGGAGCAATTCGCTACCATACAACTGGAAGGGCGAATATGAAGGATATAGAAAAGATTATTTTTATTGCTGACTATATAGAACCTGGAAGAAACTTTCCTGGGGTTGAAGAGGTTAGAGAAGTGGCTCTATCTGATCTTAATTATGCCTGTTGGATGGCGCTTCGAAACACAATTGAATTTTTGATGAAAAAGAAAGCAACCATCTACCCAGACACATTTCATGCATATAATGATCTTACAAGATTTGTAAACGGAGGTAATCGTTAA
- the rsfS gene encoding ribosome silencing factor produces the protein MEDKDLLQIVATACDDKRAEEIVALDMNEVSLVADYFLICHGSNERQVQAIARGIKDAVEEEGMSIKRIEGMEQARWVLVDLGGIVCHIFHKEERSYYNLERLWGDAAQVTLHVGQEK, from the coding sequence ATGGAGGACAAAGATTTATTACAGATAGTAGCAACAGCTTGTGATGATAAAAGAGCAGAAGAGATTGTTGCTTTGGATATGAATGAAGTTTCTTTGGTAGCTGATTATTTTTTAATTTGCCATGGTAGTAACGAACGTCAAGTTCAGGCAATCGCTAGAGGAATAAAAGATGCAGTGGAAGAAGAAGGAATGTCTATTAAACGTATAGAGGGCATGGAACAAGCTCGTTGGGTGCTCGTTGATCTAGGCGGAATTGTCTGTCATATTTTCCATAAAGAAGAAAGAAGCTATTATAATTTAGAGCGCTTATGGGGAGATGCTGCACAAGTTACGTTGCATGTTGGGCAGGAAAAATAG
- a CDS encoding class I SAM-dependent methyltransferase gives MAYEKMADVYDTLMADAPYDQWIEMSLKLFKQCDKPVKKVIDLGCGTGEISVRLAKAGFEVTGVDYSTDMLAYAERKSTKESTNIDWIQQDLRELEGFKEMDAAVCYCDVMNYLTAESDLKNVVKRIADSLKPGGVFIFDVHSMQQVENNFIDHTFAEVTEDTSYIWFCTGGEHPGEMYHDLTFFHREGDRYVRFDEEHFQRTYPISFYERLLLAAGFQNIKIYGDFSIETEINDETERVFFVAQKRVG, from the coding sequence ATGGCATATGAGAAAATGGCCGATGTTTATGATACGCTAATGGCAGATGCCCCTTATGATCAGTGGATTGAAATGAGTTTGAAGTTATTTAAACAATGTGATAAACCAGTTAAAAAGGTAATTGATCTAGGGTGCGGTACAGGCGAAATCAGTGTACGTCTTGCTAAAGCAGGTTTCGAGGTCACTGGTGTGGATTATTCGACTGATATGCTTGCATATGCAGAAAGAAAGTCAACGAAAGAGAGTACAAACATTGATTGGATTCAACAGGACCTCAGAGAACTGGAAGGTTTTAAAGAAATGGATGCAGCGGTATGCTACTGTGATGTTATGAATTATCTTACTGCCGAGAGTGATTTAAAAAATGTTGTTAAAAGAATCGCAGACTCATTAAAACCGGGTGGCGTATTTATATTTGACGTACATTCAATGCAACAGGTAGAAAATAATTTTATCGATCATACATTTGCAGAAGTAACAGAGGATACCTCTTATATTTGGTTCTGTACGGGCGGAGAACATCCTGGAGAAATGTATCACGATTTAACATTTTTCCACAGAGAAGGGGACAGATACGTTCGGTTTGATGAAGAACATTTTCAACGAACATATCCAATATCTTTTTATGAACGGCTATTGTTAGCAGCCGGTTTTCAAAATATAAAAATATATGGAGATTTTTCAATAGAGACAGAAATAAATGATGAGACCGAGAGGGTATTCTTTGTGGCCCAGAAAAGAGTAGGATGA
- a CDS encoding helix-hairpin-helix domain-containing protein, which produces MTIRSAGFILIIVSVVVIFLIITRDEEPQAQQEVPPLNISTTEQLEQENTSKENTKIIVDIKGAVTKPGVFEMPAESRVNEAIKRAGGFTTEADQSQVNLAQKVQDEMIINVPVKGGESQTQGVVSSTQTGKVNINYAPQEEIETLNGIGPAKAQAIIQFREEHGFFSKAEDLLQVPGIGEKTLNNFIDDIQVP; this is translated from the coding sequence ATGACGATTAGAAGTGCTGGCTTTATTCTGATTATTGTATCGGTAGTGGTTATTTTTTTAATAATAACCCGAGACGAAGAACCGCAAGCCCAGCAAGAAGTTCCCCCGCTAAATATTTCTACAACAGAACAACTCGAGCAAGAAAATACCTCCAAAGAAAATACAAAAATTATAGTTGATATCAAAGGAGCTGTTACGAAGCCGGGAGTTTTTGAAATGCCTGCTGAATCAAGAGTAAATGAAGCAATCAAACGAGCGGGTGGGTTCACGACAGAGGCTGATCAATCACAAGTCAATTTAGCACAGAAAGTCCAGGATGAAATGATCATAAATGTTCCTGTTAAAGGAGGAGAAAGTCAAACACAGGGCGTAGTTAGTAGTACGCAAACGGGAAAGGTGAACATTAATTATGCCCCACAAGAAGAAATCGAAACATTAAATGGAATAGGTCCTGCAAAAGCGCAAGCAATTATTCAATTTCGCGAGGAACATGGTTTTTTCAGTAAAGCGGAGGACCTTCTTCAAGTTCCAGGTATTGGTGAAAAAACGCTCAATAATTTCATCGATGATATTCAAGTACCGTAA
- a CDS encoding ComE operon protein 2, producing MERISWDQYFMAQSHLLALRSTCTRLMVGATIVRDKRIIAGGYNGSVSGSVHCMDEGCFVIDGHCVRTVHAEANALLQCAKFGVPTENADVYVTHFPCLQCCKQLIQAGIKTVYYAEDYRNHPYAEQLFKESGVRTVKVELDYLAVDTKYRQKQTFVDGLLEKLELSSLDKEEITQIKNEAEKLFQYTTE from the coding sequence ATGGAAAGAATTTCATGGGACCAATATTTTATGGCACAGAGCCACTTACTGGCATTGAGGAGTACATGTACACGATTAATGGTAGGTGCAACCATTGTTCGGGATAAAAGAATTATAGCAGGAGGGTACAATGGAAGTGTTTCCGGTAGTGTCCACTGTATGGATGAAGGCTGCTTCGTAATAGATGGTCATTGTGTAAGAACAGTGCATGCTGAAGCTAACGCTCTTTTACAGTGTGCCAAATTTGGGGTTCCAACAGAAAATGCAGATGTATATGTAACGCATTTTCCATGTCTGCAATGCTGCAAGCAACTTATCCAAGCAGGAATAAAAACGGTCTATTACGCAGAAGATTACCGTAATCACCCATACGCAGAACAATTATTTAAAGAATCAGGAGTAAGAACGGTAAAAGTAGAACTTGATTATCTGGCTGTTGATACAAAATATCGTCAAAAACAAACATTTGTCGATGGTTTACTTGAAAAGCTTGAATTATCAAGTCTAGACAAGGAAGAAATAACACAAATTAAAAATGAAGCTGAAAAGCTATTTCAGTATACAACGGAATAG
- a CDS encoding DNA internalization-related competence protein ComEC/Rec2, which produces MKGYWYIIPVSVTLSFLTKSLMNYWFLGLFLIWLFYLYHKQRLGMFPILLSLIVSLFFTWYIPSPTQLENASPHLLEKKDHQMIGRITSPIVENRESLQFLLKDKSHDNTVQVVYFNGEHDTASATGLLHTLKYGATCEVKGVIEVPDQSTNPGQFNYRQYLTTKGIHYQLVVNQIFDMKCSGSGYMHRVYKLRDNLITYVVKKLPENTSAWLSAIVFGDDSLLPKDTIELFQRWSLSHLLAISGLHVGLVLALLYFTLVRLFGLTKENAQWSILLFLPLYAVLAGGEPSVIRASAMGFVFIALNKLHIKWSVSDVLSFIFLLLLIVDKYIIYQIGFQFSFLVTFGILLSHKWLLQNGSSFFQMLKLSFISQLMILPIYLAYFSTFQPFSILLNMIIVPYFSFFLIPSLFILFILSPVKPIASIISSLVNFLQEYMLAFVTYIDSSFSASLTTGTLPLSITAIYYVFFFLLMKNLHYKNLIKAFGYGILLVVVLLSGAIKPYVSDIGYVTMLDIGQGDAFVLELPYRKGVVLIDAGASFSFDSGEPTEKVYKQVIKPYLLSRGINKIDAIFISHEDTDHNGSLSFIMEEFKVDAVVVSQFYEFAIQDIASLNKSGVELLRLKENTSVEIGGESFKILGPKKDQNSSNANSLVVYGELGGESWLFTGDIGVEEERILLLDYPDLKVDILKVAHHGSNTSTDDEFIQQLRPKYALISAGKNNRYGHPTQEVINTLEKYEITVLRTDQDGAVQFRFKKGNQGTFYRQLP; this is translated from the coding sequence TTGAAAGGTTACTGGTATATCATTCCCGTTTCTGTTACTCTCAGTTTCTTGACAAAAAGTCTAATGAATTACTGGTTTTTAGGGCTCTTTTTAATATGGTTATTTTATCTTTACCATAAACAACGATTAGGGATGTTTCCTATCCTACTATCCCTAATCGTATCTCTTTTTTTCACTTGGTATATCCCTTCTCCAACACAACTCGAAAACGCCTCGCCACATCTTCTTGAAAAAAAAGACCATCAAATGATTGGAAGAATTACTAGTCCTATCGTGGAAAATAGAGAAAGCCTTCAATTTTTGCTTAAGGACAAATCACATGATAATACGGTACAAGTAGTTTATTTTAACGGTGAGCATGATACAGCTTCCGCAACAGGTCTGCTTCATACGCTCAAGTATGGTGCTACATGTGAAGTCAAAGGTGTTATTGAAGTACCAGATCAATCCACTAATCCAGGACAGTTTAATTACCGGCAATACCTGACTACAAAAGGAATTCATTACCAACTTGTTGTTAATCAAATCTTTGATATGAAATGTTCCGGTTCTGGATATATGCATCGCGTTTACAAGCTTCGAGACAACTTAATCACCTATGTTGTAAAAAAACTTCCGGAAAACACTTCCGCATGGTTAAGTGCAATTGTATTTGGAGATGATTCTTTACTTCCTAAGGACACAATAGAGTTATTTCAAAGATGGAGTCTATCTCATCTGTTAGCAATTTCTGGCTTACATGTTGGACTTGTATTGGCCTTGTTATATTTTACTTTGGTCCGTCTATTTGGCTTAACAAAAGAAAATGCACAATGGAGTATTCTTTTATTTTTGCCACTTTATGCGGTGTTGGCTGGTGGAGAACCCTCGGTTATTCGCGCAAGTGCTATGGGGTTTGTTTTTATTGCATTAAATAAACTGCATATTAAATGGAGTGTTTCAGATGTATTAAGTTTCATTTTTCTTCTACTTCTTATAGTTGATAAATATATTATTTATCAAATTGGATTTCAGTTTTCGTTCCTTGTAACATTCGGTATACTGCTTTCACATAAGTGGCTCCTGCAAAATGGTTCTTCATTTTTTCAGATGCTTAAGCTCAGTTTTATCTCTCAACTGATGATCCTACCCATATATTTAGCTTATTTTTCTACATTTCAACCATTTTCAATTCTTTTAAATATGATTATTGTTCCTTACTTTTCATTCTTCTTAATACCTTCACTTTTCATCCTGTTCATTTTGTCTCCGGTTAAGCCAATTGCTTCTATTATAAGCTCATTAGTTAACTTTTTGCAGGAATATATGCTTGCATTCGTGACATATATTGACAGTTCTTTTTCAGCATCATTAACTACAGGTACTTTACCATTGAGTATTACTGCTATCTATTATGTCTTCTTCTTTCTTTTAATGAAAAATCTTCACTACAAAAATTTAATTAAAGCATTTGGCTATGGTATTTTACTCGTTGTTGTTTTGTTAAGTGGAGCGATAAAACCTTACGTATCGGATATTGGGTATGTCACTATGTTGGATATTGGTCAAGGAGATGCTTTTGTTTTGGAACTACCTTATCGAAAAGGAGTGGTACTAATTGATGCTGGTGCCAGTTTTTCCTTCGATTCTGGAGAACCAACTGAAAAAGTATACAAACAAGTTATCAAGCCATATTTATTGTCGCGTGGAATAAATAAGATAGATGCAATATTTATATCACACGAAGATACAGACCATAATGGGAGTTTATCGTTTATTATGGAAGAATTTAAAGTTGATGCCGTAGTTGTAAGCCAATTTTACGAATTTGCGATACAGGATATAGCTTCGTTGAACAAATCAGGTGTAGAACTATTACGGTTAAAGGAAAATACGTCGGTAGAGATCGGTGGAGAGTCGTTTAAGATTTTGGGTCCGAAGAAAGATCAAAATTCATCCAATGCAAATTCATTAGTGGTCTATGGTGAGCTTGGGGGCGAAAGCTGGCTTTTTACGGGGGATATTGGAGTAGAAGAAGAGCGAATCCTTTTACTGGACTACCCAGACTTAAAAGTAGACATACTAAAAGTGGCTCATCATGGGAGTAATACTTCAACAGATGATGAATTTATTCAACAGTTGCGTCCAAAATATGCTCTCATATCTGCAGGCAAAAATAATAGGTATGGGCATCCGACTCAAGAAGTAATCAATACGCTGGAAAAATATGAGATTACTGTACTAAGAACAGACCAAGATGGCGCTGTACAATTTCGTTTTAAAAAGGGTAACCAAGGAACATTTTATAGGCAACTCCCATAG
- a CDS encoding YqzM family protein: MNEFEKNVQSKNNDVVDSMKGFAFSFIFFILIFAIGAAISVIGQ, encoded by the coding sequence GTGAACGAATTTGAAAAAAATGTACAATCAAAAAATAATGATGTTGTCGATTCCATGAAAGGCTTTGCTTTCTCATTTATTTTCTTTATTTTAATTTTTGCTATCGGTGCAGCAATTAGCGTAATTGGCCAATAA
- the holA gene encoding DNA polymerase III subunit delta, protein MSYMEIMKKVKNKQIAPVYLLYGSENYFIQKLQKEIKRQVLGKEMDNVSFYDLDETPIQEVIGDVETYPFFGERKLVIATKPSFLKAKPERTTVEHNLEILENYLSMPVDYSVLILIAPYEKIDERKKLTKVLKKNADIAVCNPIKEYDVRKWIDNLAGQLRVFIDQDAYDIFEAELSTNLNLLENELKKMALFVGEKGTITRAVAEKLISHTANSSSLRLVDTVIDRDLAQAIAIYKDLEKMKEEPIALIGLLAFQFRTILRVKLLKLKGYSQSQMQKQLGVHPYVIKIALAREKKFTVEKLEAAMDKLAQADASMKQGTMEKDLVFQLLLYDLINE, encoded by the coding sequence ATGTCATATATGGAAATAATGAAAAAGGTTAAAAATAAACAAATAGCACCAGTTTATTTATTATACGGTTCAGAAAATTACTTTATACAGAAATTGCAAAAAGAAATAAAAAGACAAGTGCTTGGTAAAGAAATGGATAATGTGTCATTTTATGATTTAGATGAAACACCGATACAAGAAGTAATTGGGGATGTAGAAACTTATCCTTTCTTTGGGGAGAGAAAGTTAGTTATTGCAACTAAGCCTTCTTTTCTTAAAGCTAAACCAGAGAGGACCACAGTGGAACATAATTTGGAAATACTAGAGAATTATCTCTCTATGCCGGTTGACTATTCCGTGCTTATTTTGATAGCACCATATGAGAAAATTGATGAACGGAAAAAGCTGACTAAAGTGCTTAAAAAGAATGCAGACATTGCAGTGTGCAACCCAATAAAAGAGTATGATGTAAGAAAATGGATAGATAATTTGGCTGGCCAGTTAAGAGTGTTCATTGATCAAGATGCTTATGACATATTTGAAGCAGAACTATCCACCAATTTGAATCTCCTGGAAAATGAATTGAAAAAGATGGCTTTATTTGTTGGAGAAAAAGGGACGATCACGAGAGCAGTTGCTGAGAAATTAATATCACATACTGCGAACAGCTCTTCATTACGGTTAGTGGATACTGTGATTGATCGAGATTTAGCCCAGGCAATTGCTATTTATAAGGATTTGGAAAAAATGAAAGAGGAACCAATAGCATTAATTGGTTTATTAGCCTTCCAATTTCGTACCATTTTGCGTGTTAAATTATTAAAGCTTAAAGGATACAGTCAATCACAAATGCAGAAGCAACTTGGGGTTCATCCGTACGTAATAAAAATTGCCCTGGCAAGAGAAAAGAAATTCACTGTAGAAAAATTAGAAGCTGCGATGGATAAGTTGGCTCAAGCTGATGCCTCCATGAAGCAGGGGACAATGGAAAAGGATTTAGTTTTTCAGCTGTTATTATATGACCTTATTAACGAATAA
- the rpsT gene encoding 30S ribosomal protein S20: protein MANIKSAIKRVDVNNKKHANNQAQKSAMRSEIKRVEKLVEANDAENAKSAFRSTAKHIDKAVQKGIIHKNNGDRQKSRLAKKVNSLGA, encoded by the coding sequence ATGGCTAATATTAAATCTGCGATTAAACGTGTAGATGTCAACAATAAGAAACATGCAAATAACCAAGCACAGAAATCTGCAATGCGTTCTGAAATTAAACGTGTAGAAAAGTTAGTTGAAGCAAATGACGCTGAGAATGCAAAATCTGCATTCCGTTCTACTGCAAAGCATATTGACAAAGCTGTACAAAAAGGAATTATTCATAAAAACAACGGTGACCGTCAAAAGTCTCGTTTAGCAAAAAAAGTAAACAGCTTAGGTGCATAA